A single window of Colletes latitarsis isolate SP2378_abdomen chromosome 11, iyColLati1, whole genome shotgun sequence DNA harbors:
- the LOC143347521 gene encoding uncharacterized protein LOC143347521, with protein MVEQELSQHEAEAIKTVEARVEVVKSMERLYAVPSEMLRVWSVWLSQIGNIADEWQKWLRAHIDLVVRIAKQLEAMEDASLEKKEDDKPTKVSSQPENPTSDSIDSTEATVSSSVYVDALGNEDSTEIAKNKDNRADDEDNRADNEDNRADNENNRAASNNGDVPMEQSDASKVTLTPEMESLTSWPIGMPWQCSDKEEEVEKEEFEKIPIPKSEEEIQEFLKKFMHEATIYRSYYKHWRETADQATKVIGGRFVMATFIVQGKGKRVANNSQKSRGSRKMSNKKSPSVATPTTETPERESTESKDEDEDEDESVTESPSKTPTVIEVAPSASKSKAEEPSNETIEQIVEKPNEWQEADDLLRDCARAAEPIPYFFYLKAEPDIEIALEYDDEEVIPADTDRENINTKDEHISYNLAEKPMKGGKPWT; from the exons GGAGGTGGTGAAGTCTATGGAGCGACTGTACGCTGTGCCATCGGAAATGCTGCGCGTTTGGTCGGTTTGGCTGTCGCAAATCGGTAATATTGCCGACGAATGGCAGAAATGGTTACGTGCTCACATCGATCTCGTCGTAAGGATCGCGAAACAGTTGGAGGCAATGGAGGATGCCAGTCTCGAGAAGAAG GAAGATGATAAGCCAACGAAAGTTTCTAGTCAGCCAGAGAACCCTACCAGCGACTCCATCGATTCTACAG AAGCAACAGTTAGTTCCAGCGTCTACGTAGACGCGCTAGGGAACGAAGACTCGACCGAAATCGCTAAAAATAAGGATAATCGTGCTGACGATGAGGATAATCGTGCTGACAATGAGGATAATCGTGCTGACAATGAAAATAATCGCGCTGCTTCCAATAATGGCGATGTTCCAATGGAGCAATCAGATGCATCTAAGGTCACTTTGACACCAG AAATGGAATCGTTGACGAGTTGGCCGATTGGAATGCCATGGCAGTGTTCAGACAAGGAAGAGGAGGTTGAAAAGGAGGAATTCGAA AAAATACCAATACCCAAGAGCGAGGAGGAGATACAAGAGTTCCTGAAGAAATTCATGCACGAGGCAACCATTTATAGATCTTATTACAAACACTGGAGGGAGACTGCGGATCAG GCGACAAAGGTAATTGGAGGCAGATTCGTGATGGCCACGTTTATAGTGCAAGGAAAGGGCAAGCGAGTCGCGAATAACTCACAAAAGTCACGAGGGTCTCGGAAAATGTCAAACAAAAAATCACCTTCGGTCGCGACACCCACGACAGAGACACCCGAACGAGAATCGACAGAATCGAaggacgaggacgaggacgaggacgagTCTGTCACGGAGTCTCCGTCGAAGACACCGACTGTCATCGAAGTTGCACCCAGTGCCTCGAAGTCAAAGGCAGAGGAACCTTCGAACGAAACGATCGAGCAAATAGTCGAG AAACCGAACGAATGGCAAGAGGCTGATGATTTGTTGAGAGACTGTGCACGCGCAGCTGAGCCAATACCGTATTTCTTCTATCTGAAAGCAGAACCGGACATCGAGATAGCTTTGGAATACGACGACGAAGAAGTTATACCGGCCGATACCGATCGCGAAAACATTAACACCAAGGACGAACATATTTCGTATAATCTTGCTGAAAAACCGATGAAAGGGGGGAAACCGTGGACATAA